In the Pseudoliparis swirei isolate HS2019 ecotype Mariana Trench chromosome 19, NWPU_hadal_v1, whole genome shotgun sequence genome, one interval contains:
- the lingo2 gene encoding leucine-rich repeat and immunoglobulin-like domain-containing nogo receptor-interacting protein 2 yields the protein MVDCMSRVMLHTVVSCWQPFLGLALVAVFVGSTLGCPSRCECSAQTKAVVCHRKRMLSIPDGIPTETRILDLSKNKLTMINPDDFFVFPGLEELDLSGNIISYVEPGAFNALFTMHSLSLKSNRIKLIPLGVFTGLANLTRLDISDNKIVILLDYMFQDLHNLRFLEVGDNDLVYISHRAFSGLLSLEMLTLERCNLTVVPTEALSHLHNLASLHLRYLSISTLHPYSFKKLFRLRNLEIDNWPSLDHVPANTLHGLNLTALFITNTNLSSFPYQALKHLPYLTHLNLSFNRIRHIEGGMLMELVRLQELHLVATQLTTIEPYAFQGLRGLKVLNVSHNRLDTLEKGVFQSPEALEVLLIDNNPLVCDCRLMWILQKRHSIFFGESQPECSTPEGIRGRPFKEFKETLLSYYVTCTKPKIRENKTQTITVDEGQQAMLRCSAEGTPRPMVSWLSPRRRVLTSRSHGRVTVHNNGTLVIKSAEVQDGGVYLCLASNSAGNDSLMTSLAVKSLGSLYANRTQYYTDPSNTTVNSTAGVTLGLDLKTILVSTAMGCFTFLGVVLFCFLLLFVWSRGKGKHKNNIDVEYVPRSKSNGTIVDSAEGQAGPRRFNMKMM from the coding sequence ATGGTCGACTGTATGAGCAGAGTCATGCTGCACACGGTCGTCTCATGCTGGCAACCATTCCTGGGACTGGCCCTCGTGGCTGTCTTTGTGGGTTCCACCCTGGGATGTCCCTCGCGCTGCGAGTGTTCAGCGCAGACCAAGGCCGTCGTCTGTCACCGCAAGCGCATGCTCAGCATCCCGGATGGCATCCCGACCGAGACCAGGATCCTGGACCTTAGTAAGAACAAGCTCACGATGATCAATCCTGATGACTTTTTTGTCTTTCCTGGGCTTGAGGAACTTGACCTCAGTGGAAATATTATCAGTTATGTTGAGCCTGGAGCCTTTAACGCACTTTTCACCATGCACTCACTCAGTCTCAAGAGCAATCGGATCAAGCTCATTCCTCTGGGCGTCTTCACAGGCTTAGCAAATCTTACCCGACTGGATATAAGTGACAACAAAATTGTCATCCTACTAGATTACATGTTCCAGGACTTGCACAACCTAAGGTTTTTGGAAGTGGGGGACAATGATCTGGTTTACATTTCTCACCGTGCATTCAGTGGACTTTTAAGCCTGGAGATGCTAACCTTAGAAAGGTGCAACCTTACAGTTGTACCCACTGAAGCCCTTTCACACCTGCATAACCTGGCCAGCCTCCATTTACGATACCTCAGCATCAGCACTTTGCATCCTTACTCATTCAAAAAGCTGTTCCGGCTGCGGAATTTAGAAATTGATAACTGGCCTTCACTAGACCATGTGCCGGCCAACACCCTGCATGGCCTGAACCTGACCGCTCTGTTCATAACCAACACCAACTTATCCTCCTTCCCTTACCAAGCCCTGAAGCATCTGCCCTACCTGACACACCTCAACCTGTCCTTCAACCGCATCAGGCACATTGAAGGTGGGATGCTGATGGAACTGGTGCGGCTTCAAGAGCTCCATCTCGTTGCAACCCAGTTAACCACCATTGAGCCGTATGCCTTCCAGGGCCTGCGGGGGCTCAAAGTCCTCAATGTCTCTCACAACCGACTGGACACACTGGAGAAGGGTGTGTTTCAGTCCCCAGAGGCTCTGGAGGTTCTTCTGATTGACAACAACCCCTTGGTGTGTGACTGCCGTCTCATGTGGATCCTCCAGAAAAGGCACTCCATCTTCTTTGGGGAATCGCAGCCAGAGTGCAGCACACCTGAAGGTATTCGTGGCAGGCCTTTTAAAGAGTTTAAGGAGACTCTCCTGTCTTATTACGTGACATGTACCAAGCCAAAAATTCGTgagaacaaaacacaaacgATCACTGTGGATGAGGGCCAGCAGGCGATGTTGCGCTGCAGTGCTGAAGGAACACCAAGGCCCATGGTTTCCTGGTTGTCCCCACGTCGACGGGTTCTGACAAGTCGGAGCCATGGAAGAGTTACCGTCCACAACAATGGGACCCTGGTGATCAAGTCAGCAGAGGTGCAAGACGGCGGTGTGTACCTTTGCCTTGCCTCCAACAGTGCTGGGAATGACTCCTTGATGACTTCACTGGCGGTGAAAAGCCTGGGATCACTGTATGCCAACAGGACCCAGTACTACACAGATCCCAGCAATACCACTGTCAACAGCACGGCCGGTGTGACCCTCGGTTTAGACCTAAAGACTATTTTAGTGTCAACTGCCATGGGTTGTTTCACATTCCTGGGAGTGgtcttgttttgtttcctgCTTCTTTTCGTTTGGAGCAGAGGGAAaggaaaacataaaaacaacataGATGTTGAATATGTTCCTCGGTCAAAGTCTAACGGCACTATCGTTGACTCTGCAGAGGGACAAGCTGGTCCCCGTCGTTTTAACATGAAAATGATGTAA